The Streptomyces sp. A2-16 sequence GTCGATGGACTCCAGCTCTCCAGAGCGAATGAGCCCGTAGCACGTGGTACGGCCGATCTGGAGGCGCCGGGCGGCTTCCTCGACAGTCAGCAGAACGAGGGTGGTGTCGATGGCGTCGGCGAGCTGGGCCGTGTCCATGCGGAGGACTCTCCTTCGTCGTTCGACCGTGGGGTTCAAGCCCCTCTGGGAATTCGAGGCTCTGGTCATGGCGGGGCTGGCACCTGTCCGAGGTTCGGATTTCTGCGTCACCGCGTCACCTGCGTCATTCAGGTCGCTGACCTGCGGTTA is a genomic window containing:
- a CDS encoding helix-turn-helix domain-containing protein: MDTAQLADAIDTTLVLLTVEEAARRLQIGRTTCYGLIRSGELESIDIGRLRRVPADAPAAYLARRRAAQRAA